From Spirosoma aerolatum, one genomic window encodes:
- a CDS encoding phosphatase PAP2 family protein, whose protein sequence is MRLFFVTISLGALLVWIVGCSEPTIDEGVLPFIVPTSTDADGGSWKTVVLKAVTDISVPQPLATTSAAYQQELADVKNGVLAATPEQNTAVNYWAYGAVLRWNQIARQLVAKYNVAPGYDYATGQTTPAESANPYAGPPYAVRVYALLSAAQYDALVVAWRAKFQYNRPSLEQQGVISRAPVLDVPSYPSEDAAVAEVSCQVLAYLFPNEVAFLKAKATEHKQSRIWAGASVPSDVKAGEALAAALATKVIDRAKADRFGAANDPTNTWQTALAKAPYDQKWTSLEIPARSPILPLAGKVKTWYDSTSIAKIVPATPPATTSADFQKALSEVHDIAAARTRDQSRIASYWDNGPNTYSLSGLWNLLTEEFIRENGQNELRAARTYSLLNRAMQDATTASWRMQYTYFVPRPSQIDPTIKTATVIPNTPSYISDRAAVSSTAATLLSYLFPSDATKLAAQATEASLSGLYAGTQYRFDNDEGAKLGTAIGQLAVAAAKVDGAK, encoded by the coding sequence ATGAGACTATTTTTTGTAACCATTAGCTTAGGGGCTTTGCTGGTGTGGATAGTGGGGTGTTCGGAACCTACTATCGATGAAGGCGTTCTGCCTTTTATTGTGCCTACATCCACAGATGCCGATGGAGGTAGCTGGAAAACAGTTGTGCTCAAAGCTGTTACGGATATTAGCGTACCGCAACCGCTCGCAACCACATCGGCTGCCTATCAGCAGGAGTTGGCCGATGTGAAAAACGGCGTTCTGGCGGCAACTCCTGAGCAGAATACGGCCGTTAACTATTGGGCTTACGGGGCTGTTTTGCGCTGGAATCAGATTGCCCGACAGTTAGTAGCCAAGTACAATGTTGCGCCCGGTTATGACTATGCAACGGGACAGACAACACCCGCTGAATCGGCCAATCCATATGCAGGGCCTCCGTATGCCGTTCGGGTATATGCCTTGCTGAGTGCTGCTCAGTACGACGCATTGGTTGTAGCCTGGCGGGCCAAATTTCAGTATAATCGGCCATCGCTGGAGCAGCAGGGTGTGATTTCGCGGGCACCTGTACTCGACGTCCCTTCCTATCCCTCGGAGGATGCGGCCGTGGCCGAAGTTTCCTGTCAGGTACTGGCGTATCTATTTCCGAATGAGGTAGCTTTTTTAAAGGCTAAAGCAACTGAGCATAAGCAGAGCCGCATATGGGCTGGAGCCAGCGTGCCGAGCGACGTGAAAGCGGGCGAAGCGCTGGCGGCTGCATTGGCTACCAAAGTTATTGACCGGGCTAAAGCAGATCGTTTTGGTGCGGCTAATGATCCGACCAATACCTGGCAGACGGCATTGGCGAAAGCACCCTATGATCAAAAATGGACCAGTCTTGAAATACCGGCCCGTTCCCCTATCCTGCCGCTGGCCGGTAAAGTGAAAACCTGGTATGACTCAACGTCTATTGCCAAAATAGTTCCTGCTACTCCGCCAGCCACCACGTCTGCCGATTTCCAGAAGGCATTGAGCGAAGTACACGATATAGCTGCCGCCCGCACGCGTGATCAGTCGCGTATAGCCAGCTACTGGGACAATGGCCCCAATACGTATTCTTTGTCGGGCTTATGGAATCTGTTAACGGAAGAATTTATTCGGGAAAATGGGCAGAACGAGCTACGGGCGGCACGAACCTATTCCCTGCTGAACCGGGCCATGCAGGATGCTACTACGGCTAGTTGGCGTATGCAATACACCTATTTTGTGCCCCGCCCCTCGCAGATCGATCCAACAATTAAAACCGCTACCGTTATTCCGAATACACCGAGTTATATATCGGACAGGGCAGCGGTATCCAGTACAGCCGCAACGCTTTTAAGCTATCTATTCCCGAGCGATGCTACCAAACTGGCGGCTCAGGCTACCGAAGCATCGCTATCAGGCTTGTATGCAGGTACGCAGTATCGGTTCGATAACGACGAAGGGGCTAAGTTGGGTACGGCGATTGGGCAGTTGGCTGTTGCTGCGGCTAAAGTCGACGGGGCAAAATGA
- a CDS encoding DUF3179 domain-containing (seleno)protein, producing the protein MKNVIWFIVCILALIALEAASVYFIMPFPGSQLGLAEGETSLDRVELAYWLHLHMGWLRGIGLLLLAYPAYRLLIRPLRAWQRYTAFALLLVYGGVLYIVHQQMMADHMFLQPTTKRVVPMSQNKIPLDKLVIGFEALGQATAYPIQLIGYHHQVRDTVGGQPIMVTYCTVCRTGRVFNPLVQGQADEFRLVGMDHFNAMFEDNRTGTWWRQATGEAVVGPLRGKSLMPLSSRQMTLREWAHEHPNTRVLQADSTFAEEFKGMLTYDKGLAKGKLTRRDSASWHPKSWVIGVEHAGFAKAYDWNQLQTNRVVNDVVGGEPVLIAMSPDSASFGVWNRRMGVQTLTFHYTNRQLIDQETKSIWTWRGHCTAGPLKGRRLSAMPKAYQEFWHSWRSFHPQTQR; encoded by the coding sequence ATGAAAAACGTTATCTGGTTTATAGTCTGTATACTCGCATTGATTGCGCTCGAAGCGGCCAGTGTTTATTTCATTATGCCATTTCCGGGTAGCCAGCTGGGGTTAGCCGAAGGAGAAACATCGCTTGACCGGGTCGAATTGGCGTACTGGCTGCATCTGCATATGGGCTGGTTGCGAGGTATTGGGCTATTGCTGCTGGCCTACCCCGCTTACCGACTTCTGATTCGCCCGCTTCGGGCATGGCAGCGATATACCGCTTTCGCTTTATTGCTGGTCTATGGCGGAGTACTCTACATAGTTCATCAGCAGATGATGGCCGACCATATGTTTCTACAGCCAACTACCAAGCGGGTTGTACCCATGAGCCAGAACAAAATTCCACTCGATAAACTCGTAATAGGCTTCGAAGCGCTAGGGCAGGCAACGGCGTATCCGATTCAATTGATTGGGTATCATCACCAGGTGCGGGATACGGTTGGAGGGCAGCCTATCATGGTGACCTATTGTACCGTTTGCCGGACAGGCCGTGTATTTAACCCACTGGTGCAGGGGCAGGCCGACGAGTTTCGACTGGTGGGTATGGATCATTTCAACGCGATGTTTGAAGACAACCGTACTGGAACATGGTGGCGGCAGGCAACGGGTGAAGCCGTAGTTGGCCCGTTGCGTGGAAAATCGCTGATGCCTCTTTCGTCTCGTCAGATGACGCTACGCGAATGGGCGCATGAACACCCCAATACGCGTGTTTTGCAAGCCGATTCAACCTTTGCCGAGGAGTTCAAAGGGATGCTTACCTACGACAAGGGCTTAGCGAAAGGTAAACTCACCCGGCGGGATTCGGCATCGTGGCATCCAAAATCGTGGGTAATTGGTGTTGAACATGCGGGTTTTGCAAAAGCCTACGATTGGAATCAACTACAAACGAATCGAGTAGTCAACGACGTAGTAGGAGGTGAACCGGTACTGATAGCGATGTCGCCCGATAGCGCATCGTTTGGTGTATGGAATCGTCGGATGGGTGTTCAGACGCTTACATTTCACTATACGAATCGGCAACTGATCGATCAGGAAACGAAGTCAATCTGGACCTGGCGCGGGCATTGTACGGCTGGTCCGCTGAAAGGCCGTCGGCTATCAGCCATGCCGAAAGCGTACCAGGAGTTCTGGCATAGCTGGCGATCGTTCCATCCCCAGACGCAGCGGTAA
- a CDS encoding phosphatase PAP2 family protein — MKNAYKLMAIGSLAAGLSVSIISCDKSISEPQRVGYTPANADEKAGSWKTYVLTAPTDVTVAAPKATSSAAYQAELTDLKSKSASLTQEQQEAVVYWGAGAVYRWNEIARELAARYNIPPASTADGKYPVPDAANPLADPKFPFANPPYAARALAYLSVAQYDALVAAWNYKYQFKRSAPSKVDATVRVALPTSTIPAYPSEDAVVAAASYVVLKAMFPGEVPFLDAKLAEHQNSRLWAGMNVQSDLTAGADLGNQVAAKVMARAKTDGMSASNNQALTAGMIEVAKAQGLTEVWVSQESPIRPPMLPNYGAVTPWNFDAATKVKLRPGPPPALNSAEFTKALDELKAINKNQTREQARIANYWADGAGTYTPPGHWLRTAANAASEAKYSEVRMARTLALVGTSLMDAGICCWDTKYYYYYPRPQQFGVKTSVGLPNFPSYTSGHSTFSAAAATVLGSIFPDRASEFWAQAQEASNSRIYGLIHYRFDCTVGLECGKNIGTYAVNRGKADGSGL, encoded by the coding sequence ATGAAAAACGCATATAAACTTATGGCTATCGGTAGTCTTGCTGCTGGGCTATCTGTTTCGATTATCTCCTGTGATAAGAGTATATCCGAACCACAGCGTGTAGGGTATACTCCCGCCAATGCCGATGAAAAAGCGGGAAGTTGGAAAACCTATGTCTTAACTGCGCCAACTGATGTGACCGTAGCGGCTCCTAAAGCTACCTCATCGGCAGCGTATCAGGCTGAACTCACCGATCTGAAATCGAAATCGGCCAGTTTAACTCAGGAGCAGCAGGAGGCTGTCGTGTATTGGGGCGCTGGAGCGGTGTATCGCTGGAACGAAATTGCCCGTGAACTGGCTGCCCGGTATAACATTCCTCCGGCCTCTACAGCAGACGGTAAATACCCCGTTCCTGATGCGGCTAATCCACTGGCCGACCCAAAATTCCCGTTTGCTAATCCACCTTATGCCGCTCGTGCACTGGCCTACCTGAGCGTTGCCCAATATGATGCGCTGGTAGCCGCCTGGAATTATAAATACCAGTTCAAGCGGTCGGCTCCGTCGAAAGTGGATGCTACGGTTCGGGTGGCATTACCTACGTCGACGATTCCTGCCTATCCGTCGGAAGATGCGGTTGTCGCGGCTGCGTCTTATGTCGTGCTGAAAGCCATGTTCCCCGGCGAAGTACCGTTTCTGGATGCCAAACTGGCTGAACATCAGAATAGCCGCTTGTGGGCTGGTATGAACGTACAGAGTGATCTGACGGCGGGTGCTGATCTGGGGAATCAGGTAGCTGCCAAAGTGATGGCGCGTGCGAAGACCGATGGCATGAGTGCATCCAACAACCAGGCACTTACGGCCGGTATGATCGAGGTTGCTAAAGCGCAGGGACTGACCGAAGTATGGGTAAGTCAGGAAAGCCCTATTCGCCCCCCCATGCTGCCAAACTATGGCGCTGTAACGCCCTGGAACTTCGATGCGGCTACGAAAGTTAAGCTTCGTCCTGGCCCACCACCCGCGTTGAATAGTGCTGAGTTTACCAAAGCGTTGGACGAGCTGAAAGCCATCAACAAAAATCAGACGCGCGAACAGGCTCGTATTGCCAATTACTGGGCTGATGGCGCCGGGACCTACACCCCTCCGGGCCACTGGCTGCGTACGGCTGCCAATGCGGCTAGCGAAGCCAAATACAGCGAGGTGCGTATGGCCCGTACGTTGGCTCTGGTTGGCACATCGCTGATGGATGCCGGTATCTGCTGCTGGGATACGAAGTATTACTACTACTATCCACGTCCTCAGCAGTTCGGTGTGAAAACATCGGTTGGTCTGCCAAACTTCCCGTCGTATACCTCCGGCCACTCGACCTTCTCGGCGGCTGCGGCTACTGTGTTGGGCAGCATCTTCCCCGATCGGGCCAGTGAGTTCTGGGCGCAGGCACAGGAAGCGTCAAACTCTCGGATTTATGGACTGATTCACTATCGTTTCGATTGCACGGTAGGGCTCGAATGCGGTAAGAACATCGGTACTTATGCCGTAAATCGTGGTAAAGCGGACGGATCGGGACTCTAA
- a CDS encoding carboxymuconolactone decarboxylase family protein has product MPYIQLPEGLPGIRGPMAFSPQTADPLNALVNVLLRDNAHRPDSGLTEGERELIATYVSSLNDCFFCQTIHGAVASHHLGDEDWSLVQSVKCNPEQAAISSKLKALLAVAAAVQQSGKAVTPDLIAAARAEGATDLDIHDTVLIAAAFCMFNRYVDGLATEAPNKPDLYRYRASRIAAGGYASQDAYMPPVESTFSGAETN; this is encoded by the coding sequence ATGCCATATATCCAATTGCCTGAAGGATTACCTGGAATTCGTGGGCCAATGGCGTTTAGTCCGCAAACGGCCGATCCACTCAATGCGCTGGTCAATGTGTTACTACGCGACAACGCCCATCGGCCAGACTCAGGCCTTACGGAAGGCGAACGCGAACTGATTGCTACCTATGTATCGTCGCTGAACGATTGTTTTTTTTGTCAGACCATCCACGGTGCTGTTGCGAGTCATCACCTCGGCGATGAAGACTGGAGTCTGGTTCAATCGGTTAAATGTAATCCCGAACAGGCGGCTATCAGTTCTAAGCTGAAAGCGTTACTGGCTGTAGCAGCCGCCGTGCAGCAGAGTGGCAAGGCTGTAACGCCCGACCTTATTGCAGCCGCACGCGCTGAAGGAGCCACCGACCTCGACATTCACGATACGGTACTGATTGCTGCGGCTTTCTGCATGTTCAATCGGTATGTGGATGGACTGGCTACCGAAGCGCCTAACAAACCGGATCTGTATCGCTACCGAGCTTCCCGGATAGCTGCCGGTGGCTATGCTTCGCAGGATGCCTATATGCCACCTGTCGAATCGACCTTTTCAGGAGCGGAAACGAATTAG
- a CDS encoding alpha-1,4-glucan--maltose-1-phosphate maltosyltransferase produces the protein MNVSETLTGQSRVVIEHVSPELDGGLYPIKAVPGDVIAVEADIFADGHDYLTAVLLFKHIDDANWTETAMAPIINDRWGASFVVEKQGKYLYTLESWVDHPGSWQHEVHLKVADGQRITSELLAGAQYLDGMLVRAGGATEQKKGGKGKGTKAKSEPISESTDAKAIREMAALFRDESRYNEAVSVAESDQFTFYASRYPERQHVTRYGHELGVEVDRARAGFSNWYCLFPRSASRVEGKHGTFKDVEALLPRISGMGFDVLYLPPIHPIGTAHRKGKNNSVICQPGEPGVPYGIGSPEGGHDAIHPELGTVEEFKHLIAIAANYGMEVAMDLAIQCSPDHPWAKEHPEWFKKRPDGSIQYAENPPKKYQDIYPVYFETDDWQNLWEELKRVLLVWASWGVRIVRVDNPHTKPFGFWEWIIAEVKKEFPDMLFLAEAFTRPKVMQELGKRGFAQSYTYYTWRNTKYELEQYMMELTQTEMKYYYRPNFWPTTHDINPYSLQSGHEPQFLIRYFLAATLVSNYGIYGPSFELMEHIPFPNKEEYLNSEKYEIRLWDWDRTNKLTYLISLVNRIRRENVALQVTNNIQFCPVNDDAIMAYLKVKDANRLLIVVNTDAYNRRAGVVQVPIGLLGIGPEQYYQVHDLLTGAYYNWQGEHNYVELDPYSLPMHLFRIEV, from the coding sequence ATGAATGTTTCGGAAACTCTTACCGGTCAGTCGCGAGTCGTTATTGAACATGTATCCCCTGAATTGGATGGCGGACTGTACCCTATCAAAGCTGTACCGGGGGATGTCATTGCTGTTGAAGCGGATATCTTCGCGGATGGACACGATTACCTGACGGCTGTCCTGCTCTTTAAACATATTGATGATGCCAACTGGACCGAAACGGCGATGGCCCCGATCATAAATGATCGCTGGGGGGCATCGTTTGTGGTCGAAAAACAGGGTAAGTATCTCTATACCCTGGAATCCTGGGTCGATCATCCGGGTTCCTGGCAGCACGAGGTCCATCTGAAAGTGGCCGATGGGCAGCGGATTACCAGTGAGCTACTGGCCGGAGCGCAGTATCTGGATGGTATGCTGGTTAGAGCAGGCGGTGCAACAGAACAAAAGAAAGGTGGAAAGGGAAAAGGGACGAAAGCAAAAAGTGAACCGATTTCGGAAAGTACTGATGCAAAGGCAATTCGGGAAATGGCAGCCTTGTTTCGGGATGAGAGCCGCTACAACGAAGCCGTATCCGTTGCCGAAAGCGATCAGTTTACGTTTTATGCCAGTCGCTACCCGGAACGGCAGCACGTAACCCGATACGGTCACGAACTGGGTGTTGAGGTCGATAGAGCCCGTGCCGGGTTTAGTAACTGGTATTGCCTGTTTCCCCGCTCGGCTTCGCGGGTCGAGGGCAAGCATGGTACCTTTAAAGACGTAGAGGCTCTATTGCCGCGCATTTCGGGTATGGGCTTCGATGTACTCTATTTACCGCCGATTCATCCCATTGGTACCGCACATCGGAAAGGGAAAAACAACTCGGTTATCTGCCAGCCTGGCGAACCTGGCGTCCCATATGGAATTGGCTCGCCGGAGGGCGGGCACGATGCCATTCACCCTGAACTAGGTACGGTTGAGGAGTTTAAACACCTGATTGCGATTGCGGCCAACTACGGAATGGAAGTGGCGATGGACCTGGCTATCCAATGTTCGCCAGATCATCCCTGGGCTAAAGAGCATCCCGAATGGTTCAAAAAACGCCCTGATGGCTCCATCCAATATGCCGAAAATCCACCCAAAAAGTATCAGGATATTTACCCGGTTTATTTCGAGACCGACGATTGGCAGAATTTATGGGAAGAATTGAAACGGGTGCTGCTCGTCTGGGCATCGTGGGGAGTCCGAATTGTACGGGTCGATAACCCGCATACCAAGCCGTTCGGTTTCTGGGAATGGATCATTGCCGAAGTAAAAAAGGAATTTCCCGATATGTTGTTTCTGGCCGAAGCCTTTACGCGTCCGAAAGTTATGCAGGAGCTAGGCAAACGCGGGTTCGCTCAATCCTATACGTACTATACCTGGCGTAATACAAAATATGAGTTGGAGCAGTATATGATGGAGTTGACTCAGACGGAAATGAAATACTACTACCGTCCGAATTTCTGGCCAACCACGCATGATATTAACCCATATAGCTTGCAGAGTGGCCATGAGCCACAATTCCTGATCCGGTATTTTCTGGCGGCCACGCTGGTCAGTAATTATGGCATTTATGGTCCATCCTTCGAACTGATGGAACACATTCCGTTTCCAAATAAGGAAGAGTACCTCAACTCGGAGAAATACGAAATTCGGTTGTGGGATTGGGATCGGACCAATAAGTTAACCTACCTGATTTCGCTCGTAAACCGAATTCGCCGCGAAAATGTGGCTTTGCAGGTAACCAATAATATCCAGTTCTGCCCGGTAAACGACGATGCAATTATGGCCTATCTAAAAGTAAAAGACGCCAATCGATTGCTGATTGTTGTGAATACAGATGCCTATAACCGACGGGCGGGTGTCGTGCAGGTGCCGATTGGGCTGTTAGGCATTGGGCCTGAACAGTATTATCAGGTGCACGATTTGCTGACAGGCGCTTACTATAACTGGCAGGGGGAGCACAATTATGTTGAACTGGACCCGTATAGCCTGCCCATGCACTTGTTTCGGATTGAAGTATAA